From BD1-7 clade bacterium, a single genomic window includes:
- the mazG gene encoding Nucleoside triphosphate pyrophosphohydrolase, with amino-acid sequence MPEQYSLEDLLYLMSRLRDPDGGCPWDLKQDFLSITGSTVEEAYELVDAIRHNDRDHIEEELGDVLFQTIFYSQLARENDWFDFHQVVDGLTRKLIRRHPHVFPDGDLQARFDGDIDVEQVRRQWDDIKLAERAEKSQHGLLDDIPDALPALIRAQKMQKRLSSVGFDWDSPLAAISKLKEELAELEEAITNQDAANIEEEMGDLLFCCVNISRHLKVDAEKALGMTNHKCEQRFQFVENNLQSQGKTPEDATLMEMDDLWEQSKLQGKLGPQ; translated from the coding sequence ATGCCTGAACAGTATTCGTTGGAGGATCTTTTGTATTTGATGTCGCGACTTCGCGACCCGGATGGCGGTTGCCCATGGGATCTCAAACAGGATTTTTTATCGATTACCGGGTCGACAGTTGAAGAAGCTTATGAGCTTGTTGATGCGATTCGCCATAACGACCGAGACCATATTGAAGAAGAGCTTGGTGATGTTCTTTTTCAAACGATTTTTTATAGCCAGCTAGCCCGTGAAAATGACTGGTTTGATTTTCATCAGGTCGTTGATGGTCTCACGCGGAAGTTGATTCGACGACATCCACATGTATTTCCTGATGGTGACTTGCAGGCGCGGTTCGATGGTGATATCGACGTTGAACAAGTACGCCGTCAGTGGGATGACATTAAGCTGGCCGAGCGCGCAGAAAAATCCCAGCACGGTTTGCTGGATGATATTCCTGATGCATTGCCTGCATTAATACGTGCCCAGAAAATGCAAAAGCGTTTGTCGTCGGTGGGATTTGATTGGGATAGCCCGTTAGCCGCTATTAGCAAACTCAAAGAAGAGCTGGCTGAATTGGAAGAAGCGATTACCAATCAAGATGCAGCGAATATCGAAGAAGAAATGGGTGATTTGCTGTTTTGTTGTGTGAATATTTCGAGACACCTTAAAGTTGACGCCGAAAAAGCGTTGGGAATGACCAATCATAAATGTGAACAACGCTTTCAATTTGTAGAAAACAACCTGCAATCGCAAGGAAAAACACCCGAAGATGCCACGTTGATGGAAATGGACGATCTTTGGGAGCAAAGCAAGCTGCAGGGGAAATTGGGGCCCCAGTAA
- the cysM gene encoding Cysteine synthase B: MSDIQFPTLDQFVGNTPLVRLQRLVAGNNNQILVKLEGNNPAGSVKDRPALSMIQHAEDRGLIKPGDTLIEATSGNTGIALAMAAAIKGYKMVLIMPSHMSAERKQAMSAYGAELIDVTREQGMEGARDLALSMQESGEGXVLDQFGNTDNPLAHYESTGPEIWQQTQGTITHFVSSMGTTGTIMGNSRYLKSKNPDIEIVGLQPADGAQIPGIRRWPEAYLPKIFDAKRVDRVIDIEQVEAENTMRDLARREGIFCGVSSGGAVAGALRVAEQTENAVIVAIICDRGDRYLSTGVFDTAQC, translated from the coding sequence ATGTCAGATATACAATTTCCGACACTGGATCAGTTTGTTGGCAATACCCCCTTGGTGCGGCTTCAACGCTTGGTTGCAGGTAACAACAACCAGATTTTGGTCAAACTGGAAGGCAATAATCCAGCAGGCTCAGTCAAAGATCGGCCGGCTCTCAGTATGATTCAGCATGCCGAAGACAGAGGCTTGATTAAGCCCGGTGATACCTTAATTGAAGCAACCAGTGGTAATACAGGTATTGCTCTGGCGATGGCAGCGGCGATTAAAGGATACAAAATGGTATTGATCATGCCATCACACATGAGCGCTGAGCGTAAACAGGCAATGTCTGCTTACGGTGCCGAATTGATTGACGTGACCCGGGAACAAGGCATGGAAGGTGCCAGAGACTTGGCACTATCTATGCAAGAATCCGGGGAAGGGNTGGTACTGGACCAATTCGGTAATACCGACAATCCACTCGCTCATTACGAGAGTACTGGCCCTGAAATTTGGCAGCAAACACAAGGCACGATTACGCACTTTGTTAGCTCCATGGGCACAACCGGCACGATTATGGGTAATTCACGTTACCTGAAGTCTAAAAACCCAGATATAGAAATTGTTGGCTTACAACCTGCCGACGGGGCCCAAATCCCGGGTATTCGACGCTGGCCAGAGGCGTATTTACCGAAAATTTTTGATGCCAAGCGGGTCGATCGTGTCATTGATATTGAACAGGTCGAAGCTGAAAATACCATGCGTGATCTGGCCCGCAGAGAAGGTATCTTCTGCGGGGTTTCCAGTGGCGGTGCGGTTGCCGGTGCTCTGCGTGTCGCAGAGCAGACGGAAAACGCTGTTATCGTTGCTATTATTTGTGACCGCGGTGACCGTTATCTCTCCACGGGCGTTTTTGACACTGCTCAGTGCTGA
- the barA_3 gene encoding Signal transduction histidine-protein kinase BarA, with amino-acid sequence MLKGLRLQILTLAVLPSVLVSLAAGIYLNYANIRNIDAFVYERGKATAAQVANIARVEILNDQINVLQSIANTSLEEKGLRSISIFNTHGRLLAHAGPRLPPFKKLLAWHETNIIAHHNNDNLGFLYPIERQEYTSNLGQTVNGTPSVSRIGWVAIEYNTSDFTVHRYNTSMQLYSILLLALAFSILIGYRFSKRIHKDVDNLSINIQRLRQEDPVVGDDDFSIGDFQRLADSLNELSHMRQQEYNDLRHSVELTTSDLQETIEAIEIQNIELSIAQKEALKASKIKSEFLANTSHEIRTPLNGIIGFTKILQRTTMSPQQQEYLETIQVSSEGLLTIINDILDFSKIEAGKLELERAPFNLRQILEEVVSLFAPAAYEKHLEITLMIYQDVPVYLISDPTRIKQIFSNLISNAIKFTDSGEVVVRVELENQDNSSGDVALHATISDTGIGMDKTQCSELFQAFSQGNRSISREYGGTGLGLAIVKSLTEMLGGTISATSQKHVGTSFNLNLKLRLQRQPPVSNLRLLEGKSVVILEPHKPSNRAICGLLQSWQVHAHCATTEAELQECLDCFHADAILYSFTPDTDIQDARETIERLEEQYHTRVAALTPISLTQISCFHDANLAYCSKPVSEHVLYRTLARLIRPELSDNNSIQQPKPLTGTSFRALAVDDNAANLKLLTVLLHDLNVEADTADNGEKALAATQAKDFDIIFMDVQMPVMNGLDASKAIREHTDTPIIALTAHALADEKDKLLAAGVNAYLTKPVQEAQIRDAIREYCQTNNDQKQNAAVDVQACLKLANNKADLAADMFQMLVERLPADINDIQQHVKSRDYDMVLTHVHKLHGACCYTGVVLLKSACYEFEKALKEERYSNTLGYCETLEREAEAVLAWSQTYSLGNELNKLL; translated from the coding sequence ATGCTGAAAGGACTTCGTCTTCAGATCCTGACACTCGCAGTACTGCCATCCGTCCTGGTATCACTGGCTGCCGGTATCTACCTAAATTACGCCAACATCCGCAATATTGATGCGTTTGTTTATGAACGTGGCAAAGCGACCGCTGCACAAGTAGCAAATATTGCCAGAGTGGAGATACTGAATGATCAAATCAACGTGCTGCAAAGTATCGCCAATACTAGCCTTGAAGAAAAAGGCCTGCGCAGCATCAGTATCTTTAACACCCATGGGCGACTTTTAGCCCATGCAGGGCCTCGTTTACCGCCGTTTAAAAAGCTGTTGGCATGGCACGAAACGAACATTATTGCCCACCACAACAACGACAACCTGGGGTTTCTTTACCCCATCGAACGCCAAGAATACACCAGCAATCTCGGTCAGACCGTTAACGGCACGCCATCAGTCAGTCGTATAGGCTGGGTGGCGATTGAATACAACACGTCAGATTTTACGGTTCACCGATACAATACCAGCATGCAACTCTACAGTATTCTGCTGCTGGCGTTGGCATTCTCCATCTTGATTGGTTATCGCTTTAGTAAACGTATTCACAAAGACGTGGATAACCTATCCATCAACATTCAGCGTTTACGTCAGGAAGACCCAGTGGTGGGTGATGACGATTTCAGCATCGGTGATTTTCAGCGCTTGGCGGATTCACTTAATGAGCTCAGCCATATGCGCCAACAGGAATACAACGACTTGCGCCATTCGGTCGAACTCACCACCAGTGATTTGCAGGAAACTATCGAAGCGATAGAAATCCAGAATATCGAACTCAGCATCGCCCAAAAGGAGGCCTTGAAAGCGAGTAAAATCAAATCTGAATTCCTAGCCAATACTAGCCACGAGATTCGCACACCACTGAACGGTATTATCGGCTTTACCAAGATACTGCAACGCACCACTATGTCGCCTCAGCAGCAGGAATACCTCGAAACCATCCAGGTATCCTCGGAAGGTTTGCTGACGATCATCAATGATATTCTCGACTTTTCCAAGATTGAAGCTGGCAAGCTGGAACTCGAGCGCGCACCGTTTAATTTGCGTCAAATATTGGAAGAGGTAGTTAGTCTGTTCGCGCCAGCGGCTTATGAAAAGCACTTAGAAATCACGCTAATGATTTATCAGGATGTGCCTGTTTATCTGATCAGCGATCCGACCCGTATCAAACAGATTTTTTCGAACTTGATATCCAACGCTATCAAGTTCACCGACTCTGGCGAAGTCGTCGTGCGCGTCGAACTCGAAAACCAGGACAACTCCAGTGGTGACGTAGCTCTTCACGCCACCATTAGCGATACCGGAATCGGCATGGATAAAACTCAATGCAGCGAGCTGTTTCAAGCATTTAGCCAGGGAAATCGTTCGATTAGCCGTGAATATGGCGGTACAGGGCTCGGGCTTGCCATCGTAAAAAGTTTGACCGAAATGCTCGGCGGCACAATATCAGCAACCAGCCAGAAACATGTTGGAACATCGTTCAATTTGAATCTTAAATTACGCCTTCAGCGCCAACCCCCCGTCAGCAATTTGCGTTTGCTTGAAGGTAAGTCTGTCGTTATTCTTGAACCACACAAACCCTCGAACCGCGCGATTTGCGGCTTACTACAGAGCTGGCAGGTTCACGCGCACTGTGCCACGACTGAAGCCGAACTGCAGGAATGTCTAGACTGCTTCCACGCCGACGCCATACTGTATAGCTTTACACCCGACACCGACATTCAGGATGCCAGAGAAACCATCGAACGCTTGGAAGAACAGTACCACACACGTGTCGCGGCTTTGACGCCCATCTCGCTGACACAAATTTCGTGCTTCCATGACGCCAACCTCGCTTATTGCTCTAAACCTGTCAGTGAACATGTTCTCTATCGAACACTCGCTCGCCTAATACGCCCTGAGCTGAGCGACAATAATAGTATCCAGCAGCCCAAACCATTAACCGGAACGTCATTCCGCGCCCTTGCAGTTGACGACAACGCCGCAAACTTGAAACTACTGACTGTATTGCTACACGATTTAAATGTTGAGGCCGATACCGCTGACAACGGCGAAAAAGCACTGGCAGCAACTCAAGCAAAAGATTTCGATATCATCTTCATGGATGTGCAAATGCCGGTTATGAATGGACTTGATGCGTCAAAGGCCATTCGCGAACATACAGACACCCCCATTATTGCACTCACCGCCCACGCGCTGGCGGATGAAAAAGACAAACTGCTCGCTGCTGGCGTCAATGCCTATCTAACTAAACCCGTACAAGAAGCCCAAATCCGTGATGCGATACGTGAGTATTGCCAAACCAATAACGACCAAAAGCAGAACGCAGCCGTCGATGTTCAGGCATGCTTAAAACTCGCCAACAACAAAGCCGATTTAGCCGCAGATATGTTCCAGATGCTCGTCGAACGCCTACCGGCTGACATCAATGATATTCAGCAGCATGTGAAATCTCGTGACTACGACATGGTACTAACGCATGTACATAAGCTACATGGTGCTTGCTGCTATACGGGCGTGGTATTACTAAAAAGTGCCTGCTATGAGTTCGAGAAAGCCTTAAAAGAAGAGCGCTACAGCAATACGCTCGGCTATTGCGAAACACTGGAACGTGAAGCAGAAGCGGTGTTGGCATGGAGCCAAACATATTCGCTAGGCAACGAACTCAACAAACTTCTGTAA
- the uppP gene encoding Undecaprenyl-diphosphatase, with protein sequence MDTLQVILLSLIQGITEFLPISSSAHLILPSQLLGWTDQGLAFDVAVHFGSLIAVMAYFRADIQRMLVAWTGHVIHRRASEDAELAWYVILATIPAVVFGLILNIFGENLFRHLWIIAATTIGFGILLGVADRMYERHPAKDNRLTLKRAMIIGFAQPLALIPGTSRSGITMTAALMLGLSRDLSARFSFLLSIPLILAASLLKTKDLIESSAAVDWQTLGLGVVVSALSAYACIHFFLNAINRMGFMPFVIYRLVLGVFLLFVIF encoded by the coding sequence ATGGATACATTGCAAGTCATTCTTCTATCGTTGATTCAAGGGATTACGGAATTCCTGCCGATTTCCAGCTCTGCGCATCTTATCTTGCCGTCGCAATTGCTTGGCTGGACAGATCAAGGTCTGGCATTTGATGTGGCAGTGCATTTTGGTTCTTTGATTGCCGTCATGGCGTATTTTCGTGCAGATATCCAACGTATGCTGGTAGCCTGGACAGGCCATGTCATTCATCGCCGTGCTAGTGAAGATGCTGAGTTGGCTTGGTATGTCATATTGGCAACGATTCCCGCTGTCGTCTTCGGGCTGATTCTCAACATATTTGGTGAAAACCTGTTTCGGCATCTCTGGATCATCGCCGCTACGACCATCGGCTTTGGTATCTTACTCGGTGTTGCCGATCGAATGTATGAGAGGCATCCGGCTAAAGATAATCGATTAACACTTAAGCGTGCAATGATCATCGGTTTTGCGCAGCCATTGGCGTTGATTCCGGGCACCTCTCGCTCAGGTATCACAATGACGGCCGCGTTAATGTTGGGTCTTAGCCGTGACCTTTCTGCGCGTTTTTCGTTCTTGTTATCGATTCCTTTAATCTTGGCTGCCAGCTTGTTGAAAACCAAAGATCTGATCGAATCCAGTGCGGCTGTTGATTGGCAAACGCTGGGTTTGGGTGTTGTTGTGTCGGCTCTTAGCGCCTATGCCTGCATACACTTCTTTTTGAATGCGATTAACCGCATGGGCTTCATGCCTTTTGTTATCTACCGCTTAGTATTAGGTGTTTTTTTGTTGTTCGTGATTTTCTGA
- the hemH gene encoding Ferrochelatase translates to MSDKASLAVLLCNLGTPEEPTPAGVRRFLKPFLSDPRVVEVPRPIWMLILHAFILPFRPKPVAEGYKGIWKEYGGSPLRKITQSQVEKLQQQVSENSVLVDYAFTYGTPGLAEQITHYRDKAERILILPLYPQYSCSTTAAIYDQISKYNLGQRDVADVYVIKDYYRQALYRKALAESVDAFWQKYGRGDHLLMSYHGVPQAYADKGDPYYQQCLDTSANLAADMHLSEGEHTVSFQSRLGKALWLQPYTDVTVRELAAKGVKTLDVICPSFSVDCLETLEEITEENGEYFAEAGGKTLRLIPCLNDSASHIDMMAAIIAPFVDVQATGQK, encoded by the coding sequence ATGTCAGATAAAGCATCGTTAGCGGTTCTTTTATGTAATCTGGGTACGCCGGAAGAGCCAACTCCAGCCGGCGTCAGACGGTTTCTAAAACCGTTTCTCAGCGATCCTCGGGTTGTTGAAGTGCCGAGACCGATCTGGATGCTGATTCTGCATGCCTTCATTTTGCCCTTTCGCCCCAAACCGGTCGCAGAAGGCTACAAAGGGATTTGGAAAGAATATGGTGGCTCACCGTTGCGCAAAATTACCCAGAGTCAGGTGGAGAAGCTCCAGCAACAGGTGTCAGAGAATTCAGTGCTGGTGGATTATGCGTTTACCTATGGTACGCCCGGTCTTGCTGAGCAAATAACACACTATCGAGATAAGGCTGAACGTATTCTGATATTGCCGTTGTACCCGCAATATTCGTGCTCGACGACCGCAGCAATATACGATCAGATCAGTAAATATAACTTAGGCCAACGCGACGTTGCCGATGTTTATGTGATTAAAGATTACTACCGACAAGCGTTGTATCGCAAAGCGTTGGCTGAATCTGTCGACGCGTTTTGGCAAAAATACGGACGGGGCGATCATTTGTTGATGTCTTATCACGGTGTGCCTCAGGCCTACGCCGACAAGGGGGATCCCTATTATCAACAGTGCCTTGATACCTCGGCCAACTTAGCTGCCGACATGCATCTTTCTGAAGGGGAGCACACCGTGAGCTTTCAGTCGCGGTTAGGCAAAGCACTGTGGTTGCAACCTTATACGGATGTTACGGTTCGCGAATTGGCTGCAAAAGGGGTTAAAACCTTGGATGTTATCTGTCCTTCGTTTTCCGTTGATTGCCTCGAGACACTGGAAGAAATCACCGAAGAAAATGGCGAATATTTTGCTGAAGCCGGCGGCAAAACCTTGCGTTTGATTCCGTGCCTGAACGATTCTGCCTCCCATATTGACATGATGGCTGCTATCATTGCGCCTTTTGTCGATGTTCAGGCTACCGGCCAAAAATAG
- the tsaB gene encoding tRNA threonylcarbamoyladenosine biosynthesis protein TsaB, with amino-acid sequence MTQLLAIETSAARCSVALQVNDQITERSLSGQRSHTASLLPFVQELLADAGIAVKDLDAIIFSAGPGSFTGIRLAASVAKSLAYAADIPVVAVSSLAVLAQGGYRCHQLSNCGVVSDARMDELYLGHYALEASPAGPVMVAKSADDLVKIAGADVPDLDTWVTNDTAALSAIDVVAHLSLEEVIPSAIDALVLGHYALLNGDTSTALDAEAIYLRGKSGWKTTAEQGRPAK; translated from the coding sequence ATGACCCAATTGTTAGCAATCGAAACCAGTGCAGCACGCTGTTCTGTCGCTTTACAGGTAAACGATCAAATCACCGAAAGGTCGTTGAGCGGTCAACGCTCTCATACCGCATCGTTGCTCCCTTTTGTGCAAGAGCTATTGGCGGATGCAGGCATTGCGGTCAAAGACCTGGATGCCATTATCTTTTCAGCGGGCCCTGGGTCTTTTACGGGTATCCGGCTTGCTGCCTCGGTAGCTAAATCACTTGCGTATGCAGCCGATATCCCCGTTGTCGCCGTCAGCTCTCTGGCGGTGTTAGCTCAAGGTGGTTATCGATGTCACCAACTGTCAAACTGCGGTGTTGTTAGTGATGCGCGTATGGATGAGCTGTATTTGGGGCACTATGCGCTAGAGGCGTCACCGGCAGGCCCTGTGATGGTGGCTAAAAGTGCCGATGATCTCGTTAAGATTGCCGGTGCCGATGTGCCTGATCTCGATACTTGGGTGACGAATGATACAGCCGCTTTGTCGGCTATTGATGTTGTGGCGCACCTGAGTTTAGAGGAAGTGATTCCCTCAGCTATCGATGCTCTGGTACTTGGCCATTATGCGCTGCTTAATGGTGACACTTCGACAGCCTTGGACGCCGAGGCGATCTACCTACGCGGCAAAAGCGGCTGGAAGACTACCGCTGAACAAGGCCGCCCTGCCAAATAA
- the recO gene encoding DNA repair protein RecO, which translates to MLIKDRGYLLHLRQYRETSAIISVFSAEHGVIAGVLKGVSASNRSGQQLRGALQPANELDVLWLNRSGLKTIRQVQPFRPQSQQIAATRNYLCISYLNELTLKLLAEDQPHAFLFELYEQVLKGLLVSQVLTDFERLLRIYESALLIELGEMPDFTEDCDGNAVVIDKMYSLIAGQGLRVCHDVPTTETALTGHQALALCESFNAREWQTPDIAQLAKQVCRYLIDHALYGKTLKSRQLYREMIVNKDPL; encoded by the coding sequence ATGCTGATCAAGGATAGAGGGTATTTACTGCACTTACGCCAATATCGTGAAACGAGCGCGATTATCAGTGTTTTTTCAGCCGAACATGGTGTGATTGCTGGTGTTCTCAAAGGTGTGAGTGCCAGTAATCGGTCGGGCCAGCAATTGCGAGGAGCTCTTCAACCTGCGAATGAACTTGATGTGTTGTGGTTGAACCGTTCTGGTTTGAAAACAATTCGTCAGGTTCAGCCGTTTCGGCCTCAAAGTCAGCAGATTGCGGCAACACGCAACTACCTTTGTATTTCCTATCTAAATGAGCTGACATTAAAGTTGTTAGCTGAAGACCAACCCCATGCGTTTTTGTTTGAGTTATATGAACAAGTGCTGAAAGGCTTGTTGGTAAGTCAGGTTTTGACGGATTTTGAACGCTTACTGCGTATCTATGAATCTGCCCTGTTGATTGAATTGGGTGAGATGCCTGATTTTACTGAAGATTGCGACGGCAACGCTGTTGTGATTGATAAGATGTATTCATTGATTGCCGGGCAAGGCTTACGTGTTTGCCACGACGTGCCAACAACGGAAACTGCGTTGACTGGCCATCAGGCTCTGGCGTTGTGTGAATCATTCAATGCGCGTGAGTGGCAAACACCGGATATTGCCCAACTTGCGAAGCAAGTCTGTCGTTATCTAATCGATCATGCGTTGTACGGTAAAACGCTGAAATCGCGACAACTATATCGCGAAATGATCGTGAATAAAGATCCCCTATAA
- the adk gene encoding Adenylate kinase yields the protein MRLILLGAPGAGKGTQAQYITEKYNIPQISTGDMLRAAIKAESELGLKVKGVMASGGLVSDDIIIALVKERIAQSDCENGFLFDGFPRTIPQAEAMVEAGVELDYVVEIAVQDEEIIKRLSGRRVHPESGRVYHIEFNKPKQAGLDDVTGEALVQREDDQEDTVRSRLSIYHDQTAPLVDFYQNLTGENTPKYVRVEGVGSVDNIRDAIFAALA from the coding sequence ATGCGTCTGATTTTGTTGGGTGCGCCCGGTGCAGGTAAGGGCACCCAGGCACAGTACATTACAGAAAAATATAATATCCCTCAAATTTCCACAGGGGACATGCTTCGTGCTGCAATCAAAGCAGAATCCGAGCTTGGTCTGAAGGTCAAAGGCGTTATGGCTTCAGGTGGCTTGGTATCTGACGATATCATTATTGCCTTGGTCAAAGAGCGCATTGCTCAAAGCGACTGTGAGAATGGATTTTTGTTTGATGGATTTCCTCGTACGATTCCACAAGCTGAAGCGATGGTTGAAGCGGGTGTAGAGCTGGATTACGTCGTAGAAATCGCGGTACAAGATGAAGAAATCATCAAGCGTCTTTCAGGTCGTCGTGTGCACCCTGAGTCAGGCCGTGTTTACCACATCGAATTCAACAAGCCGAAGCAAGCCGGTTTGGATGATGTTACTGGTGAAGCACTGGTTCAGCGTGAAGATGATCAGGAAGATACCGTACGCTCACGTTTGAGTATTTATCACGATCAAACTGCTCCACTGGTAGATTTTTATCAAAATCTGACAGGCGAAAACACGCCGAAATACGTGCGCGTTGAAGGTGTTGGATCAGTGGATAATATCCGTGATGCGATATTTGCTGCATTGGCATAA
- the relA gene encoding GTP pyrophosphokinase → MVQVRDAYPLTEDGQVDIDGWLERLPDHGADVRSGALLKAAAECAMSVENTEKEGLNFWGEGYSRFLTGLEMAEILADLKLDQDTLAAAILYRSVRDGVLSLDAVINEFGDTVAHLIDGVLRMASISGSTAALTQNKVLGQKAAQSDHMRKMLVAMVDDVRMALIKLSERTCAIRAVKNNDERRYKVAKEVFEIYSPLAHRLGIGHIKWELEDLSFRYMEPEAYKRIAKQLDERRLDRQQFINDVTEQLTTELDGAHIDGEVFGRAKHIYSIWRKMQRKKIEFSEVYDIRAVRILVREVRDCYTVLGIIHTLWKAIPNEFDDYIALPKENGYRSLHTAVFGPGAKVLEVQIRTYDMHNEAEFGVCAHWQYKGADGASGTAGGYEDKIAWLKRVIDESDDPESLSSIASEWSQDAEQSQIYAFTPKGHVIELPHGATPLDFAYRVHTEIGHRCRGAKVNGRIVPLTYPLENGQQVDILTGREAEPSREWLRPTLGYLKTNRARAKVRYWFKQRDRDQNIQTGRVLLEREFKRLSLTSLDYKAVATQLKYDSVEDMYAAVGAGDLGTGIILRTAQELTNQSEVDQRQYELSSTWKSAKPSTRPPQSDSIRIAGTGNMLTTMASCCKAVPGDRIGGYVTLGRGVSIHRLDCGQLLHLQEKEPERIIEVSWGDEPSSTYPVDVSIEAYDRSGLLRDITALLANEKINVLAINTLSNMSNNTADMTVTVEITSIEWLSRMLAKIDQLPNVIRAYRSVGQ, encoded by the coding sequence ATGGTTCAAGTACGAGACGCTTATCCGTTGACCGAAGACGGGCAAGTAGACATTGATGGCTGGCTCGAACGATTGCCAGATCATGGTGCAGATGTGCGTTCAGGTGCGCTGCTCAAGGCTGCTGCCGAATGCGCGATGTCCGTAGAAAACACCGAAAAAGAAGGGTTGAACTTCTGGGGTGAGGGCTATAGCCGCTTCTTGACCGGTCTTGAAATGGCCGAGATTCTTGCTGATTTGAAACTGGATCAAGATACTTTGGCTGCTGCTATTCTTTACCGCAGTGTGCGTGATGGTGTTCTGTCATTGGATGCTGTTATCAATGAATTTGGCGATACAGTCGCTCACTTGATTGATGGTGTATTGCGTATGGCGTCGATCAGTGGCTCGACTGCTGCGCTTACCCAAAACAAGGTTCTGGGGCAAAAAGCGGCACAGTCTGACCATATGCGTAAAATGTTGGTCGCTATGGTTGATGATGTGCGCATGGCATTGATCAAGTTGTCGGAACGTACCTGTGCGATTCGAGCAGTAAAAAACAACGACGAGCGTCGTTACAAAGTCGCCAAAGAAGTTTTCGAAATATATTCTCCTCTGGCGCATCGTTTGGGCATTGGCCATATCAAATGGGAGCTTGAAGATTTGAGCTTCCGTTACATGGAGCCCGAAGCCTACAAACGTATCGCCAAACAACTGGATGAACGTCGTCTTGATCGGCAACAGTTCATTAATGATGTTACCGAACAACTAACTACCGAACTTGACGGTGCGCATATCGATGGCGAAGTGTTTGGTCGTGCCAAGCATATTTACAGCATCTGGCGCAAAATGCAGCGCAAAAAGATCGAATTTTCTGAAGTTTACGATATTCGAGCGGTGCGGATTTTGGTCCGTGAAGTGCGAGATTGCTACACCGTATTGGGGATTATCCATACCTTATGGAAAGCAATTCCTAACGAATTTGACGATTATATTGCTCTGCCTAAAGAGAATGGTTATCGCTCTTTGCACACAGCAGTTTTTGGCCCAGGTGCCAAAGTGCTTGAGGTGCAGATTCGCACCTACGATATGCATAATGAAGCCGAGTTTGGCGTTTGTGCACATTGGCAATATAAAGGTGCTGATGGTGCCAGTGGCACGGCAGGTGGTTACGAAGACAAAATTGCTTGGCTTAAACGTGTTATTGACGAATCAGATGACCCTGAAAGTTTGAGCTCGATTGCATCGGAATGGTCGCAAGATGCTGAGCAATCTCAAATATATGCCTTCACCCCTAAAGGTCATGTAATCGAATTACCCCATGGTGCAACCCCTTTGGATTTTGCCTATCGAGTGCATACTGAGATTGGTCATCGTTGTCGTGGAGCGAAGGTTAATGGCCGTATTGTGCCGTTAACGTACCCGCTCGAAAATGGCCAGCAGGTTGACATTCTGACCGGCAGAGAAGCAGAACCTAGCCGTGAATGGCTGCGCCCAACATTGGGGTACCTGAAAACGAACCGCGCACGCGCCAAGGTGCGCTATTGGTTCAAGCAGCGTGATCGTGATCAAAATATCCAAACTGGCCGTGTATTGTTGGAGCGTGAATTCAAACGATTGTCACTGACCAGTCTGGATTACAAAGCGGTTGCTACCCAGCTTAAGTACGATTCTGTTGAGGATATGTATGCAGCAGTTGGTGCAGGTGATTTAGGCACCGGTATTATCTTGCGGACGGCGCAAGAGCTCACGAACCAGAGTGAGGTGGATCAGCGGCAATACGAGCTGTCATCAACTTGGAAGTCTGCCAAGCCGAGTACCCGTCCACCGCAATCAGATAGCATCCGTATCGCTGGAACAGGGAATATGTTGACGACAATGGCATCGTGCTGCAAAGCCGTGCCGGGCGATCGGATTGGCGGATACGTTACCCTTGGGCGCGGTGTGTCGATTCATCGATTGGACTGTGGTCAGCTGCTTCATCTTCAGGAAAAAGAACCTGAACGCATTATTGAAGTATCGTGGGGTGATGAACCATCGTCCACTTACCCTGTAGATGTTAGCATTGAAGCCTATGACCGCTCAGGGTTACTACGGGACATCACGGCATTGTTGGCAAATGAAAAGATCAACGTATTGGCGATTAATACCTTATCTAACATGTCGAATAATACCGCAGATATGACAGTCACTGTCGAGATTACCAGCATTGAATGGCTGAGCCGTATGCTGGCCAAAATTGATCAGCTACCGAACGTTATTCGTGCCTACCGATCCGTTGGGCAATAG